A stretch of Salvelinus alpinus chromosome 4, SLU_Salpinus.1, whole genome shotgun sequence DNA encodes these proteins:
- the LOC139572829 gene encoding uncharacterized protein C18orf19 homolog B-like — MCWINGCPTLVGASVVKRLREEEMHRVLSQGALRQMAYVRSVVVGLSVCEARLAVSVCIVGRLPTGPVQRWVSTSAFNRAVERPKLQPEDQDPPGLAGTEPVYGADSSKLPVEALPEAPPEAPEIDPLQDKSIGLVQRFKKTFKQYGKVMIPVHLLTSSVWFGTFYYAAMQGVNVVPFLEFIGLPEKIVGLLNHSSGGYALTAYAMYKIATPARYTVTLGGTSFSVQYLRKHGYFSTPPPVKDYLQDRMEETREKLTEKMEETKELFSEKMEETKELLSGKMEDTKERLSGISEKMEETKERLSGKMEETKERFSGKMEETKERFSGKVEETKERLSGKMEETKERFSGKMGETKERFSGKMGETKDMFSDKLQETKDKVSYRKKLD; from the exons AT GTGCTGGATTAATGGTTGTCCTACTCTAGTTGGAG CCTCTGTGGTCAAACGTCTCAGGGAGGAGGAGATGCATCGTGTTCTGTCCCAGGGTGCATTGCGGCAGATGGCCTACGTGCGGTCCGTGGTCGTGGGCCTGTCGGTGTGTGAGGCTCGCCTGGCCGTGTCGGTGTGTATTGTAGGCCGCCTGCCCACCGGGCCCGTCCAGCGTTGGGTCAGTACCTCAGCCTTTAACAGGGCAGTGGAACGGCCCAAGCTCCAACCGGAGGACCAGGACCCACCCGGCCTGGCTGGAACAGAGCCCGTCTACGGGGCAGACTCCTCCAAGCTGCCTGTGGAGGCCCTGCCGGAGGCCCCGCCGGAGGCCCCAGAGATAGACCCTCTGCAGGACAAGTCCATTGGTCTGGTCCAGAGATTCAAGAAGACCTTTAAGCAGTACGGGAAGGTGATGATACCTGTCCATCTCCTGACCTCCAGCGTCTGGTTCGGGACCTTCTACTACGCTGCTATGCA GGGAGTGAATGTGGTGCCTTTTCTGGAGTTTATTGGTTTACCAGAGAAGATTGTTGGTCTGCTGAATCACTCTTCTGGTGGCTACGCCCTCACTGCCTACGCCATGTACAAG ATTGCAACACCTGCCAGATACACAGTGACTCTGGGTGGGACGTCCTTCTCAGTGCAGTACCTCCGTAAACACGGCTACTTCTCTACCCCGCCGCCTGTCAAAGACTACCTGCAGGACCGGATGGAAGAGACCAGGGAGAAACTCACAGAGAAAATGGAGGAGACTAAGGAACTGTTCTCTGAAAAAATGGAGGAAACTAAAGAACTACTCTCGGGGAAAATGGAAGATACGAAAGAACGATTGTCTGGTATTTCCGAAAAGATGGAGGAGACGAAAGAACGTCTCTCTGGAAAGATGGAGGAGACGAAAGAACGTTTCTCTGGAAAGATGGAGGAGACGAAAGAACGTTTCTCTGGAAAGGTGGAGGAGACGAAAGAACGTCTCTCTGGAAAGATGGAGGAGACGAAAGAACGTTTCTCTGGAAAGATGGGGGAGACGAAAGAACGTTTCTCTGGAAAGATGGGGGAGACTAAAGACATGTTCTCTGATAAACTACAGGAAACCAAAGACAAAGTATCTTACCGAAAGAAGCTAGATTAG